Within Bacteroidota bacterium, the genomic segment TTTTATTATGATATATATAGACCTTGTCACCATTTAAACTTATTATTTTTTGTTTCAATATATCATCCAATGAACAGCCAACTTCAGGCTTTTTAAGGGTGTTTTTCGATTCAATATCTATTTTTTTAATCGAATTATCAGGAACAGGAAGTTCTAAATTTTCTATTACAGACACTATATCGAGGGCATGTTTTGACTTTTTCATTTTGTTTATAGATAATAAATCAAAGTTTCAACATCAAAAATTCTCTACAATAAATAACTCCCCACTATCATATTCTATTTTTACAAACCCATCAGCAACTGTGTGGTTACTGCTTCCAGCCTTATGCCCCAATACCAGACTTTCACCATTAAGATTGTATGCCAATCCCGAAGTTTTGATACTTGTTACCGTACCGCACGGTATTAAAGATATAATAGTATTTGCAGGATACCACTTTTCAAAAGATTTTGGGAGGATATATTTTTTTGAATAATTATCTATCATACATAAAGTTATTTTTGTATGATAACGTGCCATATTAAAAAGGTTCGTGATGGTATGGTCTATGCGATTGCCAGTAGCCCATACAATATTGGCGGCAGGATATTCTTCTTGTATTAAATATAATATTCCTTTGTCCAAATCTGTGAACTCTTGATCGGGTTTATATAGTTTTTTTGTATAGGGCAAATGGACAAGTTTTGTATCTAAATCAATTACCGAATCAAAATCTCCCAGCACGGCATCGGGGTTGATACCCATATCCAATACCCTGTCAATAGCCCCATCCAACACCAATACAAAGGGATTCCATTCCAGCAACTGCCCCAATAAATCGGCACTACAAGCTTCGCCATTTGCTATAATAAGTGCGGGCTCTTGCTTATCTCTAACTACGTGGTGGCTTGACATGGGATATAGGATTCGGGATTCGGTTCGCCGCGGCGAATGGGAATGCTGACGCCAGATTATCTATTATAATAAATGTTTGCTTAAAAAATCATTATATGCTAATTGAATTCCATCCTCTAGTTTTATTTTTGGCTTCCATCCGGTAGTAAACAAACGGCTCGAGTCCATCAGTTTTCGGGCAGTACCGTTGGGGCGTGAGGTATCGAAAACCAATTCTCCTTCGTAACCAATTACTTTTTTAATGAGCAAGGCCAAATCTTTTATACTGAGGTCTTCGCCATATCCCACGTTTACAAAAAGCTCTTCATTATAATTCATCATCAAGTGGAAGCAAGCATCGGCAAGGTCGTCAGCATATAAAAATTCACGCAAGGGGCTACCTGTTCCCCATATAGTAACCGTTGGATTGTGCTGCATTTTTGCTTCGTGAAATTTGCGAATAAGGGAGGGCAATACATGGCTATTTTCGGAATGATAATTATCATTGGGACCATAAAGGTTGGTGGGCATTACGGCTATATAATTGCATCCATATTGACGGCGGTAACTTTCACACATTTTGATACCCGCAATTTTGGCAATGGCATAAGGTTCGTTGGTTTGTTCTAATACACCTGTAAGCAAATAATCTTCTTTCATGGGTTGCGGGGCCGCTTTGGGATAGATACAGCTAGAGCCAAAAAACATCAATTTTTTCACCTTGTTTATATAGCTTTGGTGTATGATATTGTTTTGTATTTGCAGATTATCATATATAAAATCGGCACGGTAAATATTGTTTGCTACAATACCACCCACTTTTGCCGCAGCAAGAAATACGTAATCAGGTTTTTCTTTTTCAAAAAAATCTCCTACCGCTTTTTGATCTCGTAAGTCAAGTTCAGAAGAAGTGCGAAGGACAAAATTTGTGAATCTCGCCTCTTGCAACCTGCGGTGCATGGCCGAGCCAACCATTCCACGGTGGCCTGCTATATATATTTTCGCTTCTTTTTCCATGTATTGCTTTGTGCTAAGTAATTCTAAATCGAAATGCAAAAATATATGAATTTCACCACAACACAGTTTGCACTTTATGACTAAAATCATTAACTATGGGATAAGTGCGTCATAATTCACCTAATGTTCTTAATGTCTCTTTGCGGTATTAATTATAAACAAAAAAAGATAATGAAAAAGAACAGAATTAATCCATTCTTCCTCATAGGAGGATTGGTTGCAATTACCTTAGGTGTTGTGTTATTAAGCATACGTGCTGCGGGTGTTTGCGACAACTTCGATTTGGCCATTGTTTCACTTACCATCTTATTGGGGTTCTGCCCTTTATATGTGGTGCTGGGGCTCAACGCGAAAAGCACCGAGGCTCAGAGCTAAAGGTACTTTTCCAAATTTGCTTATAAAACATGACAATAATCAGTTGAGAAACTGAAGAGAGTCATTTTTACCGCCCATTTTTTGCGGGTATTTTGTATCATTAAAATTAAACTATAATAATGATGAAACAAAACATGAGCAATCCAGACCACGGAATTCGGGCTTTAATAGTCATTACCTTGGTCGTTCTTTTTTTTAGCGGGGTTCTACCAGGAGTTTGGGCAATTATCGATTTGTCTCTGGCAATCATTTTCTTTTTAACTATTATCTTTGGGGTTTGTCCTATTTACAAAGTTTTAGGGATAAGCACCATACCCACGAAAGAATCACAAGCTAAACCGCAACTGCATTAAGAAATTAGTTACTGCATTGGGGTAATACTTATTATCAAGTACCCGTTGTCCCGTTACAATTTTTGCAGAACT encodes:
- a CDS encoding thiamine diphosphokinase, which codes for MSSHHVVRDKQEPALIIANGEACSADLLGQLLEWNPFVLVLDGAIDRVLDMGINPDAVLGDFDSVIDLDTKLVHLPYTKKLYKPDQEFTDLDKGILYLIQEEYPAANIVWATGNRIDHTITNLFNMARYHTKITLCMIDNYSKKYILPKSFEKWYPANTIISLIPCGTVTSIKTSGLAYNLNGESLVLGHKAGSSNHTVADGFVKIEYDSGELFIVENF
- a CDS encoding GDP-L-fucose synthase, whose translation is MEKEAKIYIAGHRGMVGSAMHRRLQEARFTNFVLRTSSELDLRDQKAVGDFFEKEKPDYVFLAAAKVGGIVANNIYRADFIYDNLQIQNNIIHQSYINKVKKLMFFGSSCIYPKAAPQPMKEDYLLTGVLEQTNEPYAIAKIAGIKMCESYRRQYGCNYIAVMPTNLYGPNDNYHSENSHVLPSLIRKFHEAKMQHNPTVTIWGTGSPLREFLYADDLADACFHLMMNYNEELFVNVGYGEDLSIKDLALLIKKVIGYEGELVFDTSRPNGTARKLMDSSRLFTTGWKPKIKLEDGIQLAYNDFLSKHLL
- a CDS encoding DUF2892 domain-containing protein, with translation MKKNRINPFFLIGGLVAITLGVVLLSIRAAGVCDNFDLAIVSLTILLGFCPLYVVLGLNAKSTEAQS
- a CDS encoding DUF2892 domain-containing protein; this translates as MMKQNMSNPDHGIRALIVITLVVLFFSGVLPGVWAIIDLSLAIIFFLTIIFGVCPIYKVLGISTIPTKESQAKPQLH